In Peptostreptococcus equinus, the DNA window GTTTGACTTGGGAAGAAAAAAAGATGATTGAAAAAAATGAAACAAAAATAACTGAATCTATAAAAAGAACAGTAAAATCTTTACCAGGTCTTATGAAAGCAGAAAAAATACAGGATAAAGCAGCAAAAGTAGGTTTTGATTGGGATAGTATTGAACCAGTATTTGATAAAGTATTAGAAGAATATAATGAATTTTTAGTTGAGTATAAAAACTTTGATAAGCAAAAAATGAAAAATGAATTCGGAGACTTATTATTTTCTTTGGTTAACCTTGCTAGATTCTTGAAAATAGATCCAGAAGAAGCTATACAGTTAACTAATCATAAGTTTATCAGTAGATTTGAGTATGTGGAAAATGCAATATTAGAATCAGGAAAAACTTTTGAAGATGTCGACTTGAACACTATGGATATATATTGGAATGAAGCTAAGAAAATTGATGTATGCAAATAATTAAAGTTATTTTTAAAAATATGTTATATTATGGTTAATACATACTAAATACTTATAAAAGTGTATAAATCTATCAAAGAACTGTACAGGCCATATATCAATGCATATGAATTATAATTAAAAAATATATGTGCTTTAAAAAAATAAAATTGAAAATAAAGTGAAAAAATCGATTTTTATGGGTAAAAATATAAAAATTAATAAAAAACATTGAAATATAGCCAAATCTTATGTATAATAAGGTTGTCAACTAGATAAAAATGAGATTTAGGTTGTAAAATATATTACAGGAGGTAATTATTGTGAACAAAGCAGAATTAGTAGCAAAAATGGCAGAAAAGAGTAACTTAACTAAGAAGGAAAGTGAATTATCTTTAAATGCTTTCATGAAAGTTGTAGAAGAAACTTTAGTAGCTGGAGAAAAAGTTCAGTTAGTAGGATTCGGAACTTTCGAAACTAGACAGAGAGCTGCTAGATCAGGAAGAAACCCAAGAAAGCCTGAAGAAGTTATTGAAATACCAGCTTCTAAGGCACCAGTATTCAAGGCTGGTAAGGGTCTTAAAGAATTAGTAAATAAGTAAGAAAATCTATATAAGATTTGATAGTATTGGTGAGGTATCTTGCCAATACTTTTTTTTGATTTTGATAAACTAATTCATATATGTTATAATATACAGATTAGTTATAAAAAATATTTGTTTTAAATTCACATATAACAAGTATTGTATAGATATAGTTTGAAAAAATTAAAGAATACTGAAAATAGGAAGTGAAATATGAGATTAGATAAATTTTTAAAAGTTTCTAGAATAATAAAAAGAAGAACAGTAGCAAAAGAGGCTTGTGAAAAAGGCATGGTAGAAATAAATGGAAAAACAGCTAAATCATCTACAGAAGTAAAAGTTGGAGATATATTAAAGTTGACTTTTGGAGAAAAAGTAGTGGAGTATAGAATTACTCAGATAAAGGAACATGTTTTAAAAGATCAAGCCAAAGAAATGTATGAAGCTATTTAGGTGAAATATGAGATACGGAATAATCGATTTAGGTAGCAATTCAATGAGGCTATTATTAGCTGACTACGAAAATGGTTGCTTATACAATAGAGAAAAAATAATCAATACAACTAGATTGGGTAAAGGCATTGACCAATCTGGAAATATCAGCAATGAATCCATGGAAATAAATTTAAAGTCGCTAGAAGAATTTAATAGTATATGCAAAGAGAAATCTTGTGATAAGATTTACTGTATGGGAACCGCTGCACTTAGAAATGCTAAAAACAGCAGTATATTTGTAAAAAAAGCAAAAGAAAGAATAGGATTGGACATACAGATAATAGATGGTGAAAAAGAAGCTCTATTGGGATTTCTAGGAGTTATTTGCGGTATTAGCGAGTTGGATTCACAGATATTAGTAGTTGATATAGGTGGGGGGTCAACTGAATTTATTATTGGAGATTCTAAAGGGATTCAATATAAAAAAAGTCTAAATATAGGTGCACTTAGCCTAAGTGATAAGTTTATTAAATCCTACCCAACTGATGCTAGTACTATTGAATCAATAGAAAAGGAAATAAAAAATAAAATTTTTATAGTAATAGATGAAATAAAAAAAATTGGTAATTTGCGATTGATAGGCATAGGGGGAACTATTACTTCTATATCAGCTATTGAACAAGAATTGGGAGTATATTCAATGGATAAGATACATATGAGTAAAATAAGAAGTTCTCAAATTGCAAATCAAATAAATAAAATAAAGAAGATGTCTATAGAAGAAATAAGACAATTAAAAGGTCTACAAAAGAAAAGAGCAGAAATAATTTTATGTGGAGAGATGATTTTATATGAAATTATAAAATCTTTGTGCATAGAAGAAATATTAGTAAGTGAATATGATAATTTAGAAGGCTATATAAAAAATATGGATTTATAAATAAGGAGACAACTTATGAATAAGAGTGTAAAAAAAGCAGTAATACCAGCGGCTGGACTAGGAACAAGATTTCTTCCAGCTACAAAAGCACAACCAAAGGAGATGCTACCAATAGTTGATAAACCCACTTTACAGTATATAATTGAAGAAGCTGTAGCATCAGGTGTAGAAGAGATATTAATAATTACAGGTAGAAATAAAAAATCAATAGAAGATCACTTTGATAAATCTGTAGAACTTGAATTAGAACTAGAAAATAAGGGGAAAAATGAATTGCTTGAAATTGTAAGAGAAATTTCAAACATGGTTAATATTCACTATATAAGACAAAAAGAGCCGAAGGGGCTAGGTGATGCTATATATTGTGCAAGACATTTTATAGGAGATGAACCTTTTGCTGTAATGCTAGGAGATGATGTAGTGGATAATCAGGGTGGGACACCTTGTTTAAAACAGTTAATTGATGCCTATGATGAAAAGAAATCTACAATATTAGGAGTTCAAAAGGTTGCAAAAGAAAATACTGACAAGTATGGTATAGTAGATGGAGAAAAAGTATCAGAAGGTTTATATAAAGTTAATTCACTTGTCGAAAAGCCAGATACAGATAAGGCTCCATCAAATATAGCTATATTAGGTAGATATATAATTAGACCAGAGATATTTGATATATTAAGTGATTTACCGGCAGGAAAAAATGGAGAGGTTCAATTAACTGATGCCCTTGAAAAATTAAATGAAAAAACTGATGTGTATGCTTACGAATTTCAAGGTAGAAGATACGATTCAGGAGATAAATTAGGTTTTTTACAGGCCACAGTGGACTTTGCTCTAAAAAGACCAGAACTAAAAGAACCATTCTTAAAATATTTAAAGGAAGTTTGTGAAAAACAAGAAAGTGACAGGTAATTATGGCAAAAAAGAAAAAAACGTTTCAAAAATTAGTAGTAATATTTATAGCATTAATGTTTATTGTTTCTAGTGTTGCTTTTACAATTAGTGTTCTGTTACAAGGGTAGGAGGTTTGTATGTCAGATTTAGATACTCTTAAACAAGAGCTTTCAAAGGAAGCTTTGGTTGAACTTAGATTAATGGCAAAAGAGCTTGGTCTAAAATCAATCACAAGCCTAAAAAAAGCAGATTTAATAGAAAAAATTATTGAAGCAAAAACTCAGTTAGAATATAGTAAGCAAAAAACATCTAAACAAGAATATAAAAAAAGTACTGAAGATGATGCTGAAAACAGCAAGCAAAACAATAGAAGGATAAAAAATACGAATAATTTTATTGGTGATAATAATACGAATAATAGAAATTTTAGAGATAGTGATAATATTACTCCTCCACCTATTACAGAGGAAAATAAGGCTCAAGGGGTTCTTGAAATATTGCCAGATGGATTTGGTTTTTTAAGAGGAAGTAACTATTTATCAACAGAAAATGATATATATGTATCTCCAAATCAAATTAGAAGATTTAATTTAAAGACAGGTGATTTTGTAAGTGGTGTAACAAAACCTGAAAATCAAAATGAAAGATTTAAAGGTCTTATGTATATATACAGTATAAACGGAGAGAATCCATCAACAGGAAGATCAAGAACTCCATTTGAACAATTAATACCAATATATGCAGATCAAAAGTTGAAGTTAGAAGTTGGAAGTAATCCAATATCAACTAGAATTATGGATTTATTTGCTCCAGTTGGTAAAGGGCAGAGAGGGTTAATAGTGGCTCCTCCAAAGGTGGGTAAGACTATTCTTTTAAAGGAAATTGCAAATTCTATTACCGAAAATTATCCAGAAGTTACGCTAATCGTATTATTAATAGATGAAAGACCAGAAGAAGTAACTGACATGAAAGAGTCAATAGACGGGGAAGTGATTTTTTCTACATTTGATCAAGCGGCAGCACATCATGTAAAGGTTGCAGAAATGGTACTTAATAGAGCACAAAGATTAGTGGAGCATGGAAGAGATGTAGTCATATTATTAGATAGTATAACTAGATTAGCTAGAGCCTACAATTTATCTATAACACCTACTGGTAGAACCTTATCTGGTGGTTTAGATCCAGGAGCTTTATATGGACCAAAGAAGTTTTTTGGAGCGGCTAGAAATATTAGAAATGGAGGATCACTTACCATATTAGGAACAGCTCTAGTAGATACGGGTTCAAGAATGGATGATGTTATTTTTGAAGAATTTAAAGGTACTGGTAATATGGAATTAAATCTTGACAGAAGTCTAGCTGAAAAGAGAATATTTCCAGCGATTGATGTATATAAATCTGGAACTAGAAGGGATGATTTGTTACTTACAGATGACGAACAAGAAGTAGTCTATAAGCTTAGAAGAGCACTTAGTGAAGAATCAACTCAAAGCGTTACAGATAGAATAATAGAAGAAATGAAAAGAACAAAGAATAATAAAGAATTAATAGATTTGATAAAAAAAATAAATTTCTCTTAGTTATTGATAAAGATGTTGTCTAAGTCAAATTATTATGATATAATAAGGGAGTTGAATTTTATGGAATCGAAAGATTCGTTACTATAAGCGGAGAAAGAGGTGAAAAGAATGCAGAAAGATATACAGCCAGAATATAAAGAAGTTGAAGTTCGTTGTGCATGTGGAAACACATTTATGGCAGGATCAACTCAGGATGAAATAAAGGTAGAAATTTGTTCAGAATGCCATCCTTTCTATACTGGAAAGCAGAAGAATATAGAAAAAGGTGGAAGAATCGACAAATTTAAGAAGAGATTTAACATGGAATAGTATTCTAAATCCAATTTGTCTAAAGGCAGATTGGATTTTTTTTACATAAAATAGATTATAAGGCCTAAGTTCTATAGGCTTTTTTTGTTTTTTAATAAAAAAAGCCTATAGAACTTACTTTATTGTAGTGATATAATTTAGCTATTGAGATTTGATAAAAATAATATATTAATGTAATTATAATAATAAAAATTATGTTTGAGAGGGTAAAAATGATTTCGTCTAAAAAGTTAAAAGATAAATTTGAAGATAATCCTATGGTAGTAGCTGTTACCAACGAAAATACCTTGGAGTTTGCATTGAAATCAAGTAATGAGATAGTCTTTTTATTGAGTGGAACTATATCTGATTTAAGGGAAACTGTTGGTAAATTATTAGAAAAAAATAAGTTGGTCTTTGTGCATATAGATATGATATCAGGTATGTCAAGCTCGCCAGCTGTGGTGGAGTTTGTTGGAGATATATTTGAAAAACAGGTAGGTATAATAACTACAAAACCAGCTTTAGTAAAAAAAGCTATCAGTGAAAATATAAGAGTAATACATAGAGCTTTTATGGTTGACTCAAAATCAAAGAATATATTCCTAGAAAATATTACTCAGAATTTTACTCCAGATGCAGTTGAAATTATGCCAGCAATGGTACATGATGTAATAAGAGAAGTGAGGGAAAAATTGCCTAAGATGACTATTATAGCAGGAGGTTTAGTTAGGCATAAAAAAGAAATATATGAAATAATAAATAGTGGTGCTGATGCAATTTCTACAAGTAGTATAAAATTGTTAAAAGACTAGACAAAAATATAAAAAGAAAACGTTGACATACGTATATAAATCATGGTATCATTTTCCTATAAAATTTAATATTTGTTGAGTTATGAATATAAGAGTATATAGAGTCTATTCAATGTGGGCCCACTATGCTCTTTTTTAATTTCAGCAAGATAATTAGGAGGATTTATATGTCAGTTTATTTAGCGGAAGTAATAGGAACGATGATTTTGATTTTCTTTGGTGTTGGTGTTTGTGCATCTGTAAATCTTAAGAAATCATATTCAAATGGAGCAGGATGGTTAACGATAACGTTTGGTTGGGGATTAGGCGTTACTTTGGGTATCTATGCAGTAGGAGGAATTAGTGGAGCTCACTTGAATCCGGCGGTTACACTAGGTCTTGCAGTAATAGGCGCATTTCCATGGTCACAAGTACTAGGCTATTGTATAGCACAGGTAATAGGTGCTATATTGGGATCATGTCTAGTGTATTTAATTTATGCACCACATTGGAAAGAAACAGAAGGCAATAAACTAGGGATATTTGCAACTGGTCCAGCTATAGATAATCCGTTGTTAAACGTTATCTCAGAAGCGGTTGGTACTTTTATGTTAGTTTTCTGCATACAGCTTATAAATAATAATAAAATAAGCGATGGAGTAGGAGCAATTGCCATTGGTCTACTAATAGTAGCTATGGGTGTGTCTGCTGGTGGTGCTACAGGATATGCAATTAATCCAGCTAGAGACTTAGGTCCTAGGATAGCTTATATGTTCCTTCCTATTGGTGGTAAAAAAGACGGAAACTGGAGATATGCGTGGGTTCCAATTGTTGGTCCATTAGTTGGTGGGGTCTTAGGAGCAGTAATATTTAAAGCATTATTCTAAAGGAGGAAAAGATAATGGTAGAAATGGAAAAGTATGTATTGTCATTTGATGCTGGAACAACTAGTTCTAGAGCAATTATATTTAATAAAAAGGGTGAAATAATAAGTGTAGCCCAAAAAGAATTCAAGCAGATTTATCCAAAGGCTGGTTGGGTTGAACATGATCCAATGGAAATATGGGCTTCACAAAGTGGTGTTGCTAGAGAAGTGCTAGAAATGTCTGCTATAAGACCAGATCAGATATCTGCTATAGGTATAACAAATCAGAGAGAAACAACTATAGTATGGGATAAAAATACAGGAAAACCAATATACAATGCTATAGTATGGCAGTGTAGAAGAACAGCTAACTACTGTGAAAAGCTTAAAGAAGAGGGTTGGACTGATAAAATAAAGGATAAGACAGGTCTTGTAATAGATGCTTATTTTTCAGGAACAAAAATAGCTTGGATACTTGATAATGTTGAAGGAGCTAGAGAAAAAGCTGAAAAGGGTGAATTGCTTTTCGGAACAGTGGACACATGGTTAGTATGGAACTTAACTAGAGGTAAAGTTCATGTTACTGATTATTCAAATGCATCTAGAACAATGCTTTATAATATAAAGGAATTAAAATGGGATGATGAAATATTAGAAAGATTAAATATTCCAAAGTCTATGCTTCCAGAAGTTAAAAATTCAAGCGAAGTATATGGAGTAACTGATGTAGCTACTTATGGTGGAGCAGAAATACCAATTGCGGGTATAGCAGGTGATCAGCAGGCAGCATTATTTGGCCAAAATTGTTTCAATGCAGGTATGGTAAAAAATACTTATGGAACTGGATGTTTTGTACTCATGAATACTGGAGAGGAAATGATTCAGTCAAAGAATGGACTACTTACAACAATAGCTTGGGGTATTGATGGTAAGGTTAGCTATGCTCTTGAAGGATCCGTATTTATAGCAGGTGCTGCTATTCAGTGGTTAAGAGACGAACTAAGATTGGTTTATGATTCTCCACAGAGTGAGTATTATGCAAATAAAATAGATGATACAGATGGTTTGGTAGTAGTACCAGCGTTCACTGGTCTAGGAGCTCCATATTGGGATATGTACGCTAGAGGTGGAATATTTGGTATTACAAGAGGAACTAAGAGAGAACATTTAGTTAGAGCTACTTTAGAATCCTTAGCTTATCAATCAAAAGATGTAATAGATGCTATGCAAGAAGATGCAGAATTACCATTAGCTTACCTAAGGGTAGATGGTGGTGCATCAGCCAATGACTTCTTGATGCAATTCCAAGCGGATATGCTAAATACAGAAGTACATAGACCAAAAACTTTAGAAACTACAGCTTTAGGTGCAGCATACTTAGCAGGTTTAGCAGTGGGATATTGGAAAGATTTAGAGGAAATATCTCAAGTATTTGCAATAGATAAGGAATTTATTCCTCAAATGCCAGAAGAAAAGAGAGCTAAAAACTACAAGTATTGGAAAAAGGCTGTAGAAAGAACTATGGACTGGGTAGATAAGGAAGATTAATTGAAGACTAGCTAACAAATTGATTTTGTGCTATAATGATAAAAGAATAAATTAATAAAAATATAATTATTGAATTAATAGAGTACACGAAACCAATTCATGCTTGGTTTTGTGTGCTCTTTTTTAAGTTATGGAGGTAATATGTACGATATTATAATTGTAGGTGGCGGTGTAATTGGATGTTCAATTGCTAGAACACTATCAAAATATGATAAGAAGATAGGGCTTATAGAAAAAAATTATGAGATTTGTCAAGAAACTACAAAAGCGAACTCAGCTATAGTTCACGGCGGATACGACTGTAAGCCAGGTTCTTTAAAAGCAAAAATGAACGTAAAAGGAAATTCGATGTTTCCTGAATTAAGTAAAGATCTAGATTTTACGTTTAATAAGATAGGATCTTTAGTTTTGGCATTTAGTGAAGATGAAATGAAAACGGTTGAGGAACTTTACAACAGAGGTATAGAAAATAAAGTTCAAGGTCTAGAAATAATAGATGCAAAGAGAGTAAAAGAAATAGAACCAAAGGTGTCAGATCAAGTAGTAGGTGCTTTATATTGTGCATCAGCTGGTGTAGTTGATCCATTTAACCTAACTTATGCAATGATGGAAAATGCAATGGATAATGGTGTAGAGTTGTTTACTGAAACTGAATTAATAGGACTTGAAAAAAATCATGATGGAATATTAGTAAAGACTAATAATGGAGATTTTCAGACCAAATATGTAATAAATGCAGCTGGTCTTTATTCTGATAAAATAGCTAATATGGGTGGAGATTATGATTTTAACATAATACCAACTAAGGGAGTATATAGGCTATTTGATAAGAAAAAATCTGATACTATAAACACAGTGCTTTTTCAAACACCAACTGAAAGAGGTAAGGGCGTTTTGGTTACAGCAACCTATGATGGAAATACAATGATAGGACCGACTTCAGATAAAATAGGTACTGTGGAAGATACAACTACAGAAAGTGAATCTCTGGCTATAATAGACAAGTTAGGAAAATTATCTGTACCAGACCTTAATCCTAAAAATACTATTCGTGTATTTACTGGAGTAAGAGCAAAACCTAATACAGGCGATTTTATGATATATGCTTCTAAAAATATGGAAGGTTTAGTTCACTGTGGTGGTATTGAATCGCCTGGTTTAGTGTCTGCTCCTGCAATAGCTGAATATGTAGAAGAAATATTGATAGAGAATGGAATGGATACAAAGAAAAATCCTAATTACAATCCTAAGAGAAAGGGTATAGTTAGAATTTC includes these proteins:
- a CDS encoding HU family DNA-binding protein, coding for MNKAELVAKMAEKSNLTKKESELSLNAFMKVVEETLVAGEKVQLVGFGTFETRQRAARSGRNPRKPEEVIEIPASKAPVFKAGKGLKELVNK
- a CDS encoding RNA-binding S4 domain-containing protein, encoding MRLDKFLKVSRIIKRRTVAKEACEKGMVEINGKTAKSSTEVKVGDILKLTFGEKVVEYRITQIKEHVLKDQAKEMYEAI
- a CDS encoding Ppx/GppA family phosphatase, producing the protein MRYGIIDLGSNSMRLLLADYENGCLYNREKIINTTRLGKGIDQSGNISNESMEINLKSLEEFNSICKEKSCDKIYCMGTAALRNAKNSSIFVKKAKERIGLDIQIIDGEKEALLGFLGVICGISELDSQILVVDIGGGSTEFIIGDSKGIQYKKSLNIGALSLSDKFIKSYPTDASTIESIEKEIKNKIFIVIDEIKKIGNLRLIGIGGTITSISAIEQELGVYSMDKIHMSKIRSSQIANQINKIKKMSIEEIRQLKGLQKKRAEIILCGEMILYEIIKSLCIEEILVSEYDNLEGYIKNMDL
- the galU gene encoding UTP--glucose-1-phosphate uridylyltransferase GalU, whose translation is MNKSVKKAVIPAAGLGTRFLPATKAQPKEMLPIVDKPTLQYIIEEAVASGVEEILIITGRNKKSIEDHFDKSVELELELENKGKNELLEIVREISNMVNIHYIRQKEPKGLGDAIYCARHFIGDEPFAVMLGDDVVDNQGGTPCLKQLIDAYDEKKSTILGVQKVAKENTDKYGIVDGEKVSEGLYKVNSLVEKPDTDKAPSNIAILGRYIIRPEIFDILSDLPAGKNGEVQLTDALEKLNEKTDVYAYEFQGRRYDSGDKLGFLQATVDFALKRPELKEPFLKYLKEVCEKQESDR
- the rho gene encoding transcription termination factor Rho produces the protein MSDLDTLKQELSKEALVELRLMAKELGLKSITSLKKADLIEKIIEAKTQLEYSKQKTSKQEYKKSTEDDAENSKQNNRRIKNTNNFIGDNNTNNRNFRDSDNITPPPITEENKAQGVLEILPDGFGFLRGSNYLSTENDIYVSPNQIRRFNLKTGDFVSGVTKPENQNERFKGLMYIYSINGENPSTGRSRTPFEQLIPIYADQKLKLEVGSNPISTRIMDLFAPVGKGQRGLIVAPPKVGKTILLKEIANSITENYPEVTLIVLLIDERPEEVTDMKESIDGEVIFSTFDQAAAHHVKVAEMVLNRAQRLVEHGRDVVILLDSITRLARAYNLSITPTGRTLSGGLDPGALYGPKKFFGAARNIRNGGSLTILGTALVDTGSRMDDVIFEEFKGTGNMELNLDRSLAEKRIFPAIDVYKSGTRRDDLLLTDDEQEVVYKLRRALSEESTQSVTDRIIEEMKRTKNNKELIDLIKKINFS
- the rpmE gene encoding 50S ribosomal protein L31, which gives rise to MQKDIQPEYKEVEVRCACGNTFMAGSTQDEIKVEICSECHPFYTGKQKNIEKGGRIDKFKKRFNME
- a CDS encoding glycerol-3-phosphate responsive antiterminator, giving the protein MISSKKLKDKFEDNPMVVAVTNENTLEFALKSSNEIVFLLSGTISDLRETVGKLLEKNKLVFVHIDMISGMSSSPAVVEFVGDIFEKQVGIITTKPALVKKAISENIRVIHRAFMVDSKSKNIFLENITQNFTPDAVEIMPAMVHDVIREVREKLPKMTIIAGGLVRHKKEIYEIINSGADAISTSSIKLLKD
- a CDS encoding MIP/aquaporin family protein produces the protein MSVYLAEVIGTMILIFFGVGVCASVNLKKSYSNGAGWLTITFGWGLGVTLGIYAVGGISGAHLNPAVTLGLAVIGAFPWSQVLGYCIAQVIGAILGSCLVYLIYAPHWKETEGNKLGIFATGPAIDNPLLNVISEAVGTFMLVFCIQLINNNKISDGVGAIAIGLLIVAMGVSAGGATGYAINPARDLGPRIAYMFLPIGGKKDGNWRYAWVPIVGPLVGGVLGAVIFKALF
- the glpK gene encoding glycerol kinase GlpK, giving the protein MEKYVLSFDAGTTSSRAIIFNKKGEIISVAQKEFKQIYPKAGWVEHDPMEIWASQSGVAREVLEMSAIRPDQISAIGITNQRETTIVWDKNTGKPIYNAIVWQCRRTANYCEKLKEEGWTDKIKDKTGLVIDAYFSGTKIAWILDNVEGAREKAEKGELLFGTVDTWLVWNLTRGKVHVTDYSNASRTMLYNIKELKWDDEILERLNIPKSMLPEVKNSSEVYGVTDVATYGGAEIPIAGIAGDQQAALFGQNCFNAGMVKNTYGTGCFVLMNTGEEMIQSKNGLLTTIAWGIDGKVSYALEGSVFIAGAAIQWLRDELRLVYDSPQSEYYANKIDDTDGLVVVPAFTGLGAPYWDMYARGGIFGITRGTKREHLVRATLESLAYQSKDVIDAMQEDAELPLAYLRVDGGASANDFLMQFQADMLNTEVHRPKTLETTALGAAYLAGLAVGYWKDLEEISQVFAIDKEFIPQMPEEKRAKNYKYWKKAVERTMDWVDKED
- a CDS encoding NAD(P)/FAD-dependent oxidoreductase; its protein translation is MYDIIIVGGGVIGCSIARTLSKYDKKIGLIEKNYEICQETTKANSAIVHGGYDCKPGSLKAKMNVKGNSMFPELSKDLDFTFNKIGSLVLAFSEDEMKTVEELYNRGIENKVQGLEIIDAKRVKEIEPKVSDQVVGALYCASAGVVDPFNLTYAMMENAMDNGVELFTETELIGLEKNHDGILVKTNNGDFQTKYVINAAGLYSDKIANMGGDYDFNIIPTKGVYRLFDKKKSDTINTVLFQTPTERGKGVLVTATYDGNTMIGPTSDKIGTVEDTTTESESLAIIDKLGKLSVPDLNPKNTIRVFTGVRAKPNTGDFMIYASKNMEGLVHCGGIESPGLVSAPAIAEYVEEILIENGMDTKKNPNYNPKRKGIVRISELSTEEKSEKIKENPAYGKIICRCETVSEGEIIEAIRRNAGAKTVDGVKRRVRAGMGRCQGGFCGPRVIEILARELNIDPTEVRKDLSGSKIVERHLKK